The Primulina eburnea isolate SZY01 chromosome 6, ASM2296580v1, whole genome shotgun sequence genome contains a region encoding:
- the LOC140834273 gene encoding auxin-responsive protein IAA32-like, translated as MCVYIGVWNMNVDVYFITKSIYLLLIITVMDSNASSYILPTAYCVNKEDSKLIDLGLSLRALQPDAGYPCAHENYDQILVDWHQLQPHMKRATDFNTHIIKESLNEESSERTQNKQCWTSYVKVSMDGVIVGRKVCILDHMDYLSLALQLEDMFGKYTISGLRLFEVGSQFSLFYKDIDEQWRTIADVPWKEFVERVQRLRIACYNDEANHIVSSSALVNSI; from the exons atgtgtgtatatataggTGTATGGAACATGAATGTAGACGTATATTTCATAACAAAGTCGATATATTTACTTCTTATTATTACAGTTATGGATTCAAATGCATCAAGCTATATTCTTCCCACTGCATATTGTGTAAACAAAGAGGATTCTAAGCTCATTGACTTGGGGCTCAGCCTTAGAGCATTGCAGCCGGATGCTGGTTATCCTTGTGCTCATG AAAACTATGATCAAATCTTGGTAGATTGGCACCAGCTCCAGCCACATATGAAACGGGCTACCGATTTTAACACACATATCATTAAAGAAAGTCtcaatgaagaatcatcggAGAGAACTCAAAACAAACAATGTTGGACTTCTTATGTGAAAGTGAGCATGGACGGTGTCATTGTAGGAAGAAAAGTGTGCATTCTTGATCATATGGATTATTTGAGTCTTGCACTTCAACTAGAGGACATGTTTG GAAAATATACGATATCAGGTCTGAGATTGTTCGAAGTTGGGTCACAATTCTCCTTATTTTACAAGGATATTGATGAGCAATGGAGGACTATTGCAGATGTTCCTTGGAA GGAGTTTGTGGAGCGTGTTCAAAGGCTGAGAATCGCGTGCTATAACGACGAAGCAAATCACATTGTCTCTTCTTCGGCTTTGGTTAATTCAATTTGA
- the LOC140834271 gene encoding receptor protein kinase-like protein ZAR1 → MSALVTFLILMLCNCGDVFIVSSLNDEGIALLTFKRSIKEDPDGSLNNWNNSDENPCSWNGITCRDQRVVSVSIPNKKLYGFLSTSLGSLSELRHVNLRSNRFFGALGSDLLKAQGLQSLVLYGNSFSGNLPFEIGNLQYLQTLDLSQNFFNESLPTSFIQCKRLRNLDVSQNNFSGSLPNGFGKNLVLLEKLDLSFNEFDGPIPGDLGYLSNLQGTLDLSHNMFNGSIPSILGNLPEKVYIDLTYNKLSGPIPQSGALINRGPTAFIGNPGLCGPPLKNLCSSDSETGSSSSIPYLPSNYPPQGGENVGKGQGLSKPAMIAIIVGDVIGICAIGLLFSYCYSRLCRRGKRNNENSYGFEKGRKARKECLCFKKDESETLSENIEQYDLVPLDAQVAFDLDELLKASAFVLGKSGIGIVYKVVLEDGLTLAVRRLGEGGSQRFKEFQSEVEAIGKLRHPKLVNLRAYYWSVDEKLLIYDFIPNGNLATAIHGKPGLVTFAPISWSTRLKIMKGVAKGMVYLHEYSPKKYVHGNLKPSNILLGPDMEPKISDFGLGRLASIAGASPTMQSSRMASEKPQQRQQTSSTASEAATFVSTSSFGLYYQVPEAVKMVKPSQKWDIYSYGVILLEMITGRGPLVLVGNTEMDLVHWMQQSIEEKKPLSHVLDPHLAQDVDKEEEMISVLKIAVACTQGSPERRPSTRHVSDAMERIPISSD, encoded by the exons ATGTCAGCTTTAGTAACTTTCTTGATCTTAATGTTATGCAACTGTGGTGATGTTTTTATTGTGAGTTCTTTAAATGACGAAGGCATAGCGCTGTTGACATTTAAGCGGTCCATTAAAGAAGATCCTGACGGTTCACTCAATAATTGGAATAATTCTGACGAAAACCCTTGTTCTTGGAATGGAATTACGTGTAGAGATCAGAGAGTTGTCTCTGTTAGCATACCGAATAAGAAACTCTATGGGTTTCTTTCTACATCACTTGGTTCTTTATCTGAGCTTAGGCATGTTAACTTAAGGAGTAATAGGTTTTTTGGGGCCTTAGGTTCTGATCTTCTCAAAGCTCAGGGACTGCAAAGTTTGGTGCTTTATGGTAATTCCTTTTCTGGGAATTTACCATTTGAGATTGGGAATCTTCAATATCTTCAAACTTTAGATTTATCACAAAATTTCTTTAATGAGTCCCTTCCCACTTCATTTATTCAGTGTAAAAGATTGAGAAATCTTGATGTTAGTCAGAATAATTTTAGTGGTTCTTTGCCGAATGGATTTGGGAAGAACTTGGTTTTGTTGGAAAAGCTTGATCTTTCATTCAATGAATTCGATGGCCCAATTCCTGGTGACTTGGGCTATCTGTCTAATTTACAAGGAACTCTAGATTTGTCTCATAATATGTTCAATGGTTCAATCCCATCCATTCTTGGCAATCTTCCTGAGAAAGTTTATATCGATCTCACATATAACAAATTAAGTGGCCCGATTCCACAAAGTGGTGCTCTGATCAACAGAGGACCAACTGCCTTCATTGGAAATCCTGGTCTTTGTGGTCCTCCATTGAAAAATCTTTGTTCTTCAGATAGTGAGACAGGATCGTCTTCCTCGATTCCTTACTTGCCTAGTAATTATCCTCCACAAGGTGGAGAAAATGTTGGAAAGGGACAGGGGCTGAGTAAACCCGCTATGATTGCTATAATCGTGGGTGATGTGATTGGAATTTGTGCTATTGGTTTGCTTTTCTCATATTGTTACTCGAGGCTTTGCCGTCGTGGCAAAAGAAACAATGAAAATTCTTATGGTTTTGAGAAGGGACGTAAGGCGAGAAAGGAATGTCTATGCTTCAAGAAAGATGAATCAGAGACTTTATCAGAAAACATAGAGCAGTATGATCTAGTGCCATTAGATGCACAAGTGGCATTTGATCTTGACGAGCTTTTGAAGGCATCTGCTTTTGTCCTTGGCAAAAGCGGTATTGGAATCGTTTACAAGGTTGTGCTGGAGGATGGACTTACCCTGGCTGTGAGAAGATTGGGTGAAGGAGGTTCACAAAGATTCAAAGAATTTCAGAGTGAAGTTGAAGCAATTGGAAAGTTGAGACATCCAAAGCTCGTTAATCTTCGAGCTTATTATTGGTCAGTGGACGAAAAGCTGCTGATATATGATTTCATACCGAATGGGAACCTTGCTACTGCTATACATG GAAAGCCAGGGCTGGTGACATTTGCGCCTATATCATGGTCTACACGATTGAAAATAATGAAAGGAGTTGCAAAAGGCATGGTTTATCTACATGAATATAGTCCCAAGAAATACGTTCATGGCAATTTGAAGCCATCGAATATATTGCTCGGACCCGATATGGAGCCCAAAATCTCTGATTTTGGCCTTGGACGACTCGCCAGCATAGCTGGTGCATCCCCAACTATGCAATCCAGCCGAATGGCCTCTGAGAAACCACAGCAAAGACAACAAACCAGTAGTACTGCTTCAGAAGCTGCAACCTTTGTCTCGACTTCTTCTTTTGGCTTGTACTATCAAGTTCCCGAGGCTGTGAAAATGGTGAAACCATCTCAAAAATGGGATATCTACTCGTATGGCGTGATTTTACTTGAGATGATCACCGGGAGAGGGCCACTAGTCCTAGTTGGAAACACAGAAATGGATCTTGTTCATTGGATGCAACAATCTATTGAAGAGAAGAAACCATTATCCCATGTCTTGGATCCACACTTGGCTCAAGATGTTGATAAAGAGGAAGAGATGATTTCCGTTCTGAAAATCGCAGTGGCATGCACACAAGGCAGCCCCGAGAGGAGACCTTCCACGAGGCACGTTTCGGATGCAATGGAAAGAATTCCCATTTCCTCTGattga
- the LOC140834272 gene encoding uncharacterized protein has translation MAITQSNINPVIHIAAATLCRDHRLHFSFLQNHRILFSRPASFRHLVVDNFKIRAFSTDETGSQIAADPAAKKLPNKPPICTADELHYVAVDNSKWSLALWRYNPLPGAPRRKHPLLLLSGVGTNAVGYDLSHGSSFARYMCGQGFDTWVLEVRGAGLSMQESGLKDVEKSAGEISARMEIAVENATNGVLPVEQQSTLEKSEIAVVNNEPPMAVDDSRLVTELTETFMRLSERLSGFLSETQSNIMFAKLFDQISKLLEDSFIFERFIDIREKFSSLLETRQNSGIAGQIRDLSQRLVDIVEEGQRSLSPQLFDLQERVTTTVDDFQKQLDLIVKYDWDFDHYLEEDVPSAMEYIRSQSKPEDGRILAIGHSMGGILLYALLSRYSAQGRDPGLAAVVTLASSLDYTSSKSSLKLLLPLADPAQALNVPIVPLGALLSAAYPLSSQPPYVLSWLNDLISAQDMMHPDLLKKLVLSNFCTIPAKLLLQLTTAFREGGLRDRSGKFFYKDHLHESNVPVLALAGDHDLICPPEAVHETVKLIPEHLVTYKVFGEPGGPHYAHYDLVGGRMAAEQLYPCIIEFLTRHDSVQEYEA, from the exons atgGCGATCACGCAATCCAATATTAACCCGGTGATTCACATCGCCGCGGCCACTCTCTGCCGTGACCATCGTCTCCACTTCAGCTTCTTACAGAACCACCGGATCCTCTTTTCCCGTCCTGCCTCCTTTCGCCATCTGGTTGTCGACAATTTCAAAATCAGAGCTTTTTCAACAGATGAGACAGGGTCTCAGATAGCTGCAGACCCGGCGGCGAAGAAGCTTCCTAACAAACCACCGATATGCACTGCCGACGAGCTCCACTATGTCGCGGTTGATAATTCCAAATGGAGCCTCGCTCTCTGGCGCTACAACCCCTTGCCAGGG GCTCCAAGAAGAAAACATCCACTACTGCTGCTGTCGGGCGTGGGAACAAATGCCGTAGGATATGATCTCTCACATGGA TCTTCATTTGCCCGTTATATGTGTGGGCAAGGATTTGATACTTGGGTTCTAGAAGTTCGAGGAGCTGGGTTGAGTATGCAAGAGTCAGGTCTCAAGGATGTTGAGAAGTCAGCTGGTGAGATATCTGCAAGAATGGAAATTGCTGTGGAGAATGCAACCAATGGGGTTCTCCCTGTGGAGCAGCAGTCTACCTTGGAAAAATCTGAGATAGCTGTGGTCAATAATGAACCGCCAATGGCAGTGGATGATTCTAGATTGGTGACAGAGTTGACGGAAACTTTTATGCGACTATCAGAAAGACTTTCTGGTTTCCTCAGTGAAACTCAGTCGAACATTATGTTTGCTAAATTGTTTGATCAGATATCAAAGTTATTAGAGGATTCCTTTATCTTCGAACGCTTTATTGACATAAGAGAAAAGTTTTCAAGTTTGCTAGAAACGAGGCAAAACTCTGGTATAGCAGGCCAGATTAGGGATCTGAGTCAAAGATTAGTAGATATTGTGGAAGAAGGTCAGCGCTCTCTCTCACCTCAACTCTTTGATCTTCAAGAGCGTGTGACGACTACAGTAGATGATTTCCAGAAACAGTTAGACTTGATAGTCAAATATGACTGGGACTTCGATCATTATCTGGAAGAGGATGTTCCTTCCGCG ATGGAATACATAAGGTCCCAGAGCAAACCAGAGGATGGTCGAATACTTGCTATAGGGCACTCCATGGGGGGTATCTTGTTATATGCCTTGTTATCACGATACA GTGCTCAAGGAAGAGATCCTGGATTAGCAGCTGTTGTTACATTGGCATCATCACTTGACTACACGTCATCTAAATCATCACTCAAATTGCTCTTACCCCTT GCTGATCCCGCACAAGCTCTCAATGTGCCGATTGTTCCTTTGGGAGCATTGTTATCTGCAGCTTACCCTCTTTCTTCCCAGCCACCGTATGTCTTATCATGGCTGAATGACCTGATATCAGCACAGGATATGATGCATCCAGATCTTTTGAAGAAACTTGTTTTAAGCAACTTTT GCACCATTCCTGCTAAACTGTTATTGCAGCTGACTACAGCTTTTCGAGAAGGGGGACTCAGGGACAGAAGCGGTAAATTTTTCTACAAGGATCATCTTCATGAAAGCAATGTCCCTGTCTTGGCTCTTGCCGGAGATCATGACTTGATTTGTCCACCAGAAGCTGTGCATG AAACTGTGAAGCTCATTCccgagcatttggtcacgtataAAGTATTTGGAGAGCCTGGTGGTCCACATTATGCCCATTACGACTTGGTTGGAGGACGGATG GCTGCGGAACAATTGTACCCTTGTATAATCGAATTTCTAACACGTCACGACTCAGTTCAAGAATATGAGGCATAA